Genomic segment of Phreatobacter oligotrophus:
TTCACCGGTTCGGGAGCGCCTTCAGCGCAGGCGTTCCAGCACGCTGACGTAGTTCGCCACCGCCGCGCCGCCCATGTTGAAGATTCCGGCGAGCTTGGCGCCCGGCACCTGGATGCCGCCGGCCTCGCCCATGAGCTGCATGGACGAAAGCACGTGCATGGAGACGCCGGTGGCGCCGATCGGATGGCCCTTGGCCTTGAGGCCGCCCGAAGGATTGACCGGCAGCTTGCCGTCCTTCTGGGTCCAGCCCTCGAGGATGGCGCGGGCGCCCTGGCCCTCCGGCACGAGGCCCATCGCCTCATATTCGATGAGCTCGGCCACCGTGAAGCAGTCGTGCGTCTCGACGAAGGAGAGATCCGAGAGAGTAATGCCGGCATCCGCCAGCGCCTTGCCCCAGGCCTGGGTGCAGCCTTCGAACTTCAGGATGTCGCGCTTCGACATGGGCAGGAAGTCCTGCACATGGGCATGGCCGCGGAAGGCGACTGCCTTCTTCATCTTGAGCGCCGTGGCGGTGTCGGTGATGACGAGGGCGGCCGCGCCGTCCGAGACGAGCGAGCAGTCCGTCCGCTTCAGCGGGCCGGCAACGAAGGGGTTCTTCTCGCTCTCGGTGCGGCAGAACTCGTAGCCGAAATCCTTGCGCATCTGCGCATAGGGGTTCTCGACGCCGTTCTTGTGGTTCTTCGCCGCGATCATGGCGAGGGCATCGGACTGGTCGCCCCAGCGCTGGAAGTAGTTGTGGGCGATCTTGCCGAAGACGCCGGCGAAGCCCGCGGGCGTGTCGCCGTCCTCCGGCAGGTAGGAGGCGCGCAGCAGGTTCTTGCCGATCTCCGGGCCCGGCGTCTTGGTCATCTGCTCGACGCCGACGACGAGGACGACGCGGGCATCGCCCGCCTTCACCGCGCGTACCGCCTGATGGACGGCCGCCGAGCCGGTGGCGCAGGCATTCTCCACGCGGGTCGCCGGCTTGAAGCGCAGTCGCGGATCGGCCTGCAGCACGAGCGAGGCGGTGAAATCCTGGGGCGAGAAGCCCGCATTGAAATGGCCGAGCAGGATCTCGTCCACCTCATCCGGACCGATGCCGGCATTGTCCATCGCCTCGTTGGCGACACGGATGATCAGGCTCTCGATGGTCTCGGTCTCGAGCTTGCCGAAGGGCGTATGGGCCCAGCCGACGATGCAGGCGGTCATGGCGGCGATCCTCGTGAGGGGAGCGGAGCGGAAGAAGGGCGTCGTGTCGTTACACAATAGGGGCCGGACATCACCCGCGCCATCCTCCGTCCGGCGCATGGCTGGCGCGAAGCCGCGCGGGGCGACGATCGTTGTCACGCTTTGGCCGCGTTCGTCCCGTTTCAGAAGGGCCCTGATCCGTCCCGCTTCTCCCTTGGCGAAAGCCGCGCGAAGCGGCTAAACAGGGGCGGTTGCGCCGCCCGTCGCAGAAGGCCGAAGCCATTGCGGATTCACATCCCCGTCCTCGCCGGTGCGCTCGCCCTCATCGCCGGCTTCTCCCCGGCCAAGGCCCAGCAGGTCGGGCCGACCATCGTCGTCGATATGGCCTCCGGCCAGGTGCTGCAATCCGACCGCGGCGGCACGCCCTGGCTGCCGGCCTCGCTCACCAAGATGATGACCACCTATGTGGCCCTCCGCCAGGTGCGCGCGGGCCGCGTCTCGCTCGACACCGGCCTCGTCGTCTCGCAGCGCGCCTTCCGCCAGGCGCCGTCCAAGATGGGCTTCCGGCCGGGCACCGTGGTCACCCTCGACAACGCCCTCAAGATGATCATGGTCAAGTCGGCCAATGACGTCTCGGTCGCCATCGCCGAGGGCGTCGGCGGCTCGGTCGAGGCCTTTGCCGGCATGATGAACGCCGAGGCGCAGCGGCTCGGCATGAGCGGCACCCGCTTCATCAATCCCAACGGCCTGCCCGGCGCGGGCCAGCAGACCACCGCCCGCGACATGGCCCTGCTCGCCCGCGCCATGATGCGCGAATTCCCAGAGCATGCGCAGCTCTGGCGCATCCCGGCGATCCGCTACGGCAATCGCATCATGCGCAACCCGAACCACCTGATCGGCCGCTACCAGGGCGCCGACGGGTTCAAGACCGGTTTCACCTGCGCCTCCGGCTTCAACGTCGTCGCCACCGCCACCCGCGGCGGCCGCCAGCTCATCGTCGTCGTGCTCGGCGCGACCTCGGCGCGCGGCCGGGCGGAGACGGCGGCCGGCCTGTTCGAGCGCCATTTCGTCTCCGGCGGTTCGGGTGTCGGCCTCGACGGCATCGCCAATGACCTCTCGTCCGGCCCGCCCGACATCCGCGACCAGACCTGCCGCCGCCGCGGCCCGCGCGGCCCCGTCTATATCGAGGCGGGCGAGGAGCTCGACGCCGAGCCGGTCGCCGCGGCCCAGACCACCGACCCCGGCAATCTCTCCTATGCCCAGATGATGGCCCAGCAGCAGGCCCGGACGGCCCGCCCCGGCACCCGCCAGACCGCCCTTGCCGCCATGCCCGGCGCCGTCGTCTCGCTGCTCGGCCCCTATCGCCCCAGCATGGACCCGGTGCCCGTCTTCATCGGCGGCCGCGCGCCGGTGGCAACCCCGGCCGCTACAGCGCTCGCCTCCACCGGCAACCGACCGGTCACGATTCCCGCGACCTCGGGCCAGACGACGGTCATCGTCACGCCCTCGCCGCCCGTCGCGGCAGGCGTCGCCCCCGTCCGCCATGGCGCGATCGCGCCGGCCGGCACTCCGATGATGCTCAACGGCGCCCTGCCGCCCGAACGGCCCGCCGCGGCACCGGCGCGGCCCGCCCAGCGCGCTGCACCGGCCGCGCGCCAGAACCGCAGCGCCCAAAACCGGACGCCCAACGCCAACCGCCAGACCCCCCGCCCGGTCCAGCGTCCGCAGCGGCCTGCCCAGCCGTGATCCGCAGTTCCGTCGGCATCGGCATCGCGGCGGCCCTCGCCTCGGCGACCGCCTATGGCATCAACATCGTCTATGCGCGCATGGCGACGCAGCAGGGCGTCTCGGCCGCCGACCTCGTCTTCCTGCGGGTCTTCCTGATGCTCGGCGCGGTGGCCGTGGTCACCGCGATCAGCCGCGGCGCGCTGCGCCTGCCGGCGGCGGGACGGCCGGCGATCCTCGGCCTCGGCATCGCCTCCGCGGGCGTCGGCCTCGCCTATTTCTTCGCCGTCTCCTTCGTGCCGATCGGCGTCGCGGCGATCATCTTCTACACCTTCCCGCTGCTGATCCTTCTCGCCAGCCCCTTCGTTGACGGAGGGCGCTTCACCCTCCACCGCTTCGGCGTCTTTGCCCTGGCCTTCACCGGCCTTGCCATCGCCATCGGCCCGAAGCTCGGCGACATCGACCCGCGCGGCATCCTGCTGGCGGCCCTCGCCAGCACGCTGGCGGCCTGGCAGTTCTTCATGGCCTCGCGATCCGGACGGCATGTCGGCCCGCAGGCCATGATGTTCTGGTCGCATATCGTCATCATGCCGATCTCGGGCGCGGCCGCCCTGCTCCTCGGCGGCATCGGCTGGGGCGCCATCGCCCAGGCCTGGCTCCCCAGCGCCCTGACGGTGGCCGGCTATCTCGCCGGCTTCGCCCTGCAGATGGTGGCGGCGCGCCGTGCGCCGGCCGCCATGGTCGGCCTCATCTTCTGCCTGGAACCGGTCGTCGCCATCCTCTTCGCCGGCCTCATCCTTGGCGAAACGCTCTCCCATGCCCAGATGATCGGCAGCCTCCTCGTGCTCGCCGCCCTCATCGCCTCCTCGCTGGCGGAACTGAGGCGCGAGCCACAACCCGCGCCGGTGCCTGCCGATGGCCGCTGAACCCGCTCCCCGCCGTCCGCGCCCGCCCGTGCCGGTGACCGTGCTCACCGGTTTCCTCGGCGCCGGCAAGACGACGCTGCTGAACCGCCTGCTCGCCGATCCGGCGCTGGCCGACACGGCGGTGCTGATCAACGAGTTCGGCGAGGTCGGCCTCGACCATCTGCTCGTCCGCACCGTCGAGGAGGGCATCGTCATGCTGTCCTCGGGCTGTGTCTGCTGCACGGTGCGCGGCGACCTCGTCGCGGCGCTGGAGGACTTGCTGCGCGCCGTCGACAACGGCCGCGTCGAGCCCTTCGCCCGGGTGGTCATCGAGACCACCGGCCTCGCCGACCCGATCCCCGTCCTGCACACGCTGATGGCCCATCCCTATCTGGCTCTGCGCTACAAGCTCGATGCGGTGGTGACCGTGGTCGACGCGGTGAACGGCCTTGCCACCCTCGACGCCCAGCCGGGAGCCGTGCGGCAGGCGGCGGTGGCCGACCGCATCGTCATCACCAAGACCGATCTCGTCGACGAGGCCCGCCGTCCGGCCTATCTCGCGCTGCTGGAGCGGCTCGCAGCGCTCGCCCCCGCCGCCCGCCGCCTCGATGCGTCGAAGGGCGAGGCGACCACCGAGGCGGTGCTGGCCGCAGGCCTCACCAATCCCGTCACCAAGATCCCCGACGTCGCCCGCTGGCTGAACGAGGAGGCGCTGACCAGCGCCGATTCAGCCCCCCACGGCCATGACGACGGCATCCGCGCCTTCGTCCTGACGAGCGACCAGGCCATGGGCTCGGCCGCCTTCGACATGTTCCTGGAGCTCCTGCGCGGCGCCCACGGGCCGCATCTCCTGCGCGTGAAGGGCGTGGTGAAGATCGCCGAATTCCCGGACCGGCCGGTGGTGGTGCACGGCGCCCAGCACCTCTTCCACCCCACCACCGTGCTGGATTCCTGGCCGGACGGCGATGCCCGCACCCGCATCGTCTTCATCCTCAAGGACATGGACCCCGCTGTCATCCGCGCCCTGCACGACGCCTTCCTCGGCATCGCCCGTCCCGACCAGGCCGACCGGACGGCGCTGACCGACAATCCCCTCGCCATTCCCGGCATGCGCCTGTGATGGAGGGGGCCACCCCTCGCGGCCTTGCGAGGCGCTGCGACCGGTGATCGACTGCGCCTCGCGGGAGGCGTGCATGGACTGGTCGGCCAAGCAATATGTGAAGTTCGAGAGCGAACGGACGCGCCCCGCCCGCGACCTCCTCGCCGCCGTTCCGACCCGTGAGCCGCGGCGGGTCGTCGACCTTGGCTGCGGGCCCGGCAACACCACCGAACTGCTGCTGGAGGCCTTCCCCAAGGCGGAGATCCTCGGCCTCGATTCCTCGCCCGACATGATCACCAATGCCCGCGCCCGCCTGCGCGGCATCAGCTTCGAGGTGGCGGACCTCACGACCTGGCGGCCGGAGCCGACCGCGCCGGTCGACATTCTCTATTCCAACGCCGTCTTCCAGTGGGTGCCGGGCCACGAGACGATCCTGCCGCGGCTGGTGAGCCTCCTGCCCGACGGCGGCAGCCTCGCCCTCCAGATGCCCGACAATCTCGACGAGCCGAGCCATGTCGCCATGCGCGAGGCGGCAGCAGAGGGCCCCTGGGCCGGCCGGCTCGGCGAAGCGGCGGGCACCCGCACCGCCCTCGGCAGCGCGGCCTGGTACTACCGGCTGCTCAAGCCCCACGCCCAGCGCGTCGATGTCTGGCGCACCGTCTACCATCACCCGCTGGATGGCCTCGACGGCATCGTCGAGTGGTTCAAGGGCTCGGGGCTCCGCCCCTTCCTCGCCGCCCTCCAGCCGGAGGAGCGCGAGGCCTATCTCGCCGCCTATCGCGCCCGCATCGCGCCCCACTATCCCGTCGACC
This window contains:
- a CDS encoding acetyl-CoA acetyltransferase, translated to MTACIVGWAHTPFGKLETETIESLIIRVANEAMDNAGIGPDEVDEILLGHFNAGFSPQDFTASLVLQADPRLRFKPATRVENACATGSAAVHQAVRAVKAGDARVVLVVGVEQMTKTPGPEIGKNLLRASYLPEDGDTPAGFAGVFGKIAHNYFQRWGDQSDALAMIAAKNHKNGVENPYAQMRKDFGYEFCRTESEKNPFVAGPLKRTDCSLVSDGAAALVITDTATALKMKKAVAFRGHAHVQDFLPMSKRDILKFEGCTQAWGKALADAGITLSDLSFVETHDCFTVAELIEYEAMGLVPEGQGARAILEGWTQKDGKLPVNPSGGLKAKGHPIGATGVSMHVLSSMQLMGEAGGIQVPGAKLAGIFNMGGAAVANYVSVLERLR
- a CDS encoding D-alanyl-D-alanine carboxypeptidase family protein, producing MRIHIPVLAGALALIAGFSPAKAQQVGPTIVVDMASGQVLQSDRGGTPWLPASLTKMMTTYVALRQVRAGRVSLDTGLVVSQRAFRQAPSKMGFRPGTVVTLDNALKMIMVKSANDVSVAIAEGVGGSVEAFAGMMNAEAQRLGMSGTRFINPNGLPGAGQQTTARDMALLARAMMREFPEHAQLWRIPAIRYGNRIMRNPNHLIGRYQGADGFKTGFTCASGFNVVATATRGGRQLIVVVLGATSARGRAETAAGLFERHFVSGGSGVGLDGIANDLSSGPPDIRDQTCRRRGPRGPVYIEAGEELDAEPVAAAQTTDPGNLSYAQMMAQQQARTARPGTRQTALAAMPGAVVSLLGPYRPSMDPVPVFIGGRAPVATPAATALASTGNRPVTIPATSGQTTVIVTPSPPVAAGVAPVRHGAIAPAGTPMMLNGALPPERPAAAPARPAQRAAPAARQNRSAQNRTPNANRQTPRPVQRPQRPAQP
- a CDS encoding EamA family transporter, which codes for MIRSSVGIGIAAALASATAYGINIVYARMATQQGVSAADLVFLRVFLMLGAVAVVTAISRGALRLPAAGRPAILGLGIASAGVGLAYFFAVSFVPIGVAAIIFYTFPLLILLASPFVDGGRFTLHRFGVFALAFTGLAIAIGPKLGDIDPRGILLAALASTLAAWQFFMASRSGRHVGPQAMMFWSHIVIMPISGAAALLLGGIGWGAIAQAWLPSALTVAGYLAGFALQMVAARRAPAAMVGLIFCLEPVVAILFAGLILGETLSHAQMIGSLLVLAALIASSLAELRREPQPAPVPADGR
- a CDS encoding CobW family GTP-binding protein, which gives rise to MAAEPAPRRPRPPVPVTVLTGFLGAGKTTLLNRLLADPALADTAVLINEFGEVGLDHLLVRTVEEGIVMLSSGCVCCTVRGDLVAALEDLLRAVDNGRVEPFARVVIETTGLADPIPVLHTLMAHPYLALRYKLDAVVTVVDAVNGLATLDAQPGAVRQAAVADRIVITKTDLVDEARRPAYLALLERLAALAPAARRLDASKGEATTEAVLAAGLTNPVTKIPDVARWLNEEALTSADSAPHGHDDGIRAFVLTSDQAMGSAAFDMFLELLRGAHGPHLLRVKGVVKIAEFPDRPVVVHGAQHLFHPTTVLDSWPDGDARTRIVFILKDMDPAVIRALHDAFLGIARPDQADRTALTDNPLAIPGMRL
- the tam gene encoding trans-aconitate 2-methyltransferase, producing MDWSAKQYVKFESERTRPARDLLAAVPTREPRRVVDLGCGPGNTTELLLEAFPKAEILGLDSSPDMITNARARLRGISFEVADLTTWRPEPTAPVDILYSNAVFQWVPGHETILPRLVSLLPDGGSLALQMPDNLDEPSHVAMREAAAEGPWAGRLGEAAGTRTALGSAAWYYRLLKPHAQRVDVWRTVYHHPLDGLDGIVEWFKGSGLRPFLAALQPEEREAYLAAYRARIAPHYPVDPEGKVLLAFPRLFMVATR